One part of the Candidatus Palauibacter australiensis genome encodes these proteins:
- a CDS encoding calcineurin-like phosphoesterase family protein, which translates to MADRVLAAPYDPLPRLPPTGNPIRVQGMVRAGGRGVGRVAVSDGLQVVDSDADGRFELVTSADRGFVWVRVPAGYQIPTNPSGTARFYERIDPSASEMSVAFDLAPLGVSDERHTLLLLGDIQTETDEEMAWFHERSVPDLVQTVRELGDVHVFGVSDGDIMYDHLELYPEYERGVQRIGVPFFQVIGNHDLDQESPTDEASSDTFSRHFGPRYYSFDRGAVHYVVLDDVFWHGSGYLGYLDADALTWLEADLRRVEAGAPVIVATHIPALGSNHVRRGLTSPDPPGAIMNRDALYRLLEPFQAHILTGHTHELEHVFEAGTHEHVAGAICGAWWSGPICWDGAPNGYCVYEAAGEEISWRYKSTGFDATHQMRLYAPGADPNAPGAVIANVWDWDPEWTVRWFADGEARGLMTRRNGLDPLSIELHTGEDLPPRRSWVEPRITNHMFYAPVDPGVAEVRVEATDRVGRVYSEALRLT; encoded by the coding sequence TTGGCCGACCGCGTCCTGGCCGCCCCCTACGATCCTCTTCCCCGTCTTCCCCCGACGGGGAACCCGATTCGCGTGCAGGGGATGGTCCGCGCGGGGGGGCGGGGCGTGGGGCGCGTCGCGGTCTCCGATGGACTCCAGGTCGTGGATTCGGACGCCGATGGCCGCTTCGAACTCGTGACCTCGGCCGACCGGGGCTTCGTGTGGGTCCGGGTCCCGGCCGGATACCAGATCCCGACGAACCCATCCGGCACCGCGCGCTTCTACGAACGCATCGACCCATCCGCGAGCGAGATGTCCGTCGCGTTCGACCTCGCGCCGCTCGGCGTGTCGGACGAGCGGCACACGCTTCTCCTGCTCGGAGACATTCAGACCGAGACCGATGAGGAGATGGCGTGGTTCCACGAGCGCTCCGTCCCCGACCTCGTGCAGACCGTGCGGGAACTGGGCGACGTCCACGTATTCGGTGTTTCCGATGGTGACATCATGTACGATCACCTGGAGCTCTATCCCGAGTATGAGCGTGGCGTGCAGCGGATTGGGGTTCCGTTCTTCCAGGTGATCGGGAATCACGACCTCGACCAGGAGAGTCCGACGGACGAGGCGTCCTCGGACACCTTCTCCCGCCACTTCGGGCCACGCTATTACTCGTTCGACCGCGGGGCGGTGCACTACGTGGTCCTCGACGACGTGTTCTGGCACGGGAGCGGATACCTCGGATACCTGGATGCCGACGCGCTGACCTGGCTGGAGGCCGATCTCCGCCGGGTGGAGGCAGGGGCGCCGGTCATCGTGGCCACACACATCCCGGCGCTCGGGAGCAACCACGTTCGACGCGGCCTGACCTCGCCCGATCCGCCCGGCGCGATCATGAACCGCGACGCGCTGTACCGTCTGCTGGAGCCCTTCCAGGCACATATCCTCACCGGGCACACGCACGAACTCGAACATGTGTTCGAAGCGGGGACGCACGAGCACGTGGCGGGCGCAATCTGCGGCGCGTGGTGGAGCGGGCCGATCTGCTGGGACGGCGCCCCGAACGGATACTGCGTCTACGAGGCGGCGGGCGAGGAGATCTCGTGGCGCTACAAGTCCACGGGATTCGATGCGACGCACCAGATGCGGCTGTATGCACCCGGGGCCGACCCAAACGCGCCGGGGGCCGTCATCGCGAACGTGTGGGACTGGGACCCGGAGTGGACGGTGCGCTGGTTCGCCGATGGCGAGGCCCGGGGGCTGATGACTAGACGCAACGGACTGGATCCGCTCAGCATCGAACTGCACACGGGAGAGGACCTTCCGCCGCGCCGGTCGTGGGTCGAACCCCGCATCACGAACCACATGTTCTACGCGCCCGTCGACCCGGGCGTGGCCGAGGTGCGGGTAGAGGCCACGGACCGCGTTGGTCGCGTCTACTCCGAGGCTCTGCGCCTGACCTAG